AGGCCTACCAGAACAGCGGCATCAAGCCGGCGGTGGAGGCCCTCAAAGACAAGCGGGTGGTTGTGGAGTATGTGGATGAGCGCCGTTTCGTGGAGGTGAAGGCGGAACGGGCCAAGTCCCTGAAAAAGTGGCTCTATTACAAGGACATCCTGGAGGCCGACCGCTTCATCAACATCCCGGTGGCCAAACACCACAGCGAGGCCCGCCTGACTCTGGCCCTGAAAAACATGATGGGGGCCATCGGCGGCTGGCGGGGCCGCTGCCATGTGGGCCTGCACCAGAACATCGCCGACATGAACCTGGTGCTCCGGCCTGATCTGCATGTGCTGGACTGCACCCGGATTCTCTTGCGGAACGGCCCCACCGGCGGCAACCTGGCCGATGTGGAGGTCAGAAACCTCGTGTGCGCCAGCCCTGACCCGGTGGCCCTGGACGCCTACGGCACCACGCTTTTCGGCCTCAAACCCACCGACATCGGCTACATTACCAAGGCCTACGAGCTGGGCCTGGGGGAGATGGATTTGGGCAAGGTCACCTTCGTGTAAGGGGCAGGCAGCCGGGCGCTGCCCCCTTGCGGCCTCTGGCCCCGCCGGCTGGAGATTTACGGACGGTTGGAGGTTTTCCCCTCCCCGCCCCTCATGCTTTTTGCCAGGGAACTGCGTGTGGGGGAGGGGGCTAAGGGTCGCGGACCCTTACCCCC
This Desulfobaccales bacterium DNA region includes the following protein-coding sequences:
- a CDS encoding DUF362 domain-containing protein is translated as MERREFLKKLALLGAAAGAARFVMPEELWAMAPEKRPQPVIAKVEGTNWANLTSDAVQALGGMKKFVNPGETVVVKPNMAWDRAPELAANAHPDVVRRVVEMCLEAGAKQVKVLDHTCHDARKAYQNSGIKPAVEALKDKRVVVEYVDERRFVEVKAERAKSLKKWLYYKDILEADRFINIPVAKHHSEARLTLALKNMMGAIGGWRGRCHVGLHQNIADMNLVLRPDLHVLDCTRILLRNGPTGGNLADVEVRNLVCASPDPVALDAYGTTLFGLKPTDIGYITKAYELGLGEMDLGKVTFV